In one window of bacterium DNA:
- a CDS encoding carbohydrate ABC transporter permease: MYLLLTALAVVTVFPFLWLLATALGSHGAVFAFPPALIPRPATLANFAGVWQTMPVGRFFLNTAYITGMGIVLTLLVSAAAGYPLARMRFPGRDQIFYAIVASLMLPQHVGLILNFVTMMRLHLVDTYAAVYLPSLASVFGIFLLRQAYLVVPAEIEDAARIDGAGEFRLWAQVMLPLVAPALATLAIIEFSAYWNSFLWPLIVLKSPDRYPLAVGLLYLSGLFAFNTRYIAAGAVLMTVPVIVVFVALQRYFLRGIMLGAVK; this comes from the coding sequence ATGTACCTTCTCCTGACCGCGCTCGCCGTGGTGACCGTGTTCCCGTTCCTCTGGCTGCTCGCGACCGCGCTCGGCTCACACGGCGCCGTCTTTGCGTTTCCGCCGGCGCTGATTCCGCGTCCCGCGACGCTGGCCAACTTCGCCGGCGTCTGGCAGACGATGCCGGTGGGCCGGTTTTTCTTGAACACCGCGTACATCACGGGGATGGGCATCGTGCTCACGCTGCTCGTGAGCGCCGCGGCCGGCTACCCGCTCGCGCGCATGCGTTTCCCCGGGCGCGACCAGATCTTCTACGCCATCGTCGCGAGCCTCATGCTGCCGCAACACGTCGGGCTGATCTTGAACTTCGTAACGATGATGCGGCTGCACCTCGTGGACACCTACGCGGCGGTGTATCTGCCGAGCCTGGCCAGCGTGTTCGGGATCTTTCTGCTCCGTCAGGCGTACCTCGTCGTCCCCGCGGAGATCGAAGACGCCGCGCGGATCGACGGTGCCGGCGAGTTCCGCCTCTGGGCCCAGGTCATGCTGCCGCTCGTCGCCCCCGCGCTGGCGACGCTGGCCATCATCGAGTTCTCGGCGTACTGGAACTCGTTTCTGTGGCCGCTCATCGTGCTGAAGTCGCCGGACCGGTATCCGCTCGCGGTGGGGCTGCTCTACCTGTCGGGGCTGTTTGCGTTCAACACGCGCTACATCGCGGCCGGGGCCGTGCTGATGACGGTGCCGGTGATCGTGGTGTTCGTGGCGCTGCAGCGCTACTTTCTCCGCGGCATCATGCTCGGGGCGGTGAAGTGA